One region of Thunnus thynnus chromosome 14, fThuThy2.1, whole genome shotgun sequence genomic DNA includes:
- the alox5a gene encoding polyunsaturated fatty acid 5-lipoxygenase isoform X1, whose translation MSVHVTDNKFRQEGARLYKTDLVHHSRGGESVLVSCTSLFCFQLLFVRSGDICKSAQYRERVLSKRGKTTFAIILRQTFWSQWFAGTDDYIYITLVGTERCSERTLLDKALYNDFERGAVDSYDVRVGEDLGEIVLVKIEKKKYWMQDDWYCRYITVKTPTGDYVEFPCFRWLVDDKEVVLRDGRGHLPQDDKTSVVKQHRQAELEMRRKTYRWREWQPGFPMSIDACRHKDLPRDIQFDSEKGVDFVLNYSKAIENLFVNQFMHMFQSSWSDFADFEKIFVRIKNTISEYVMQHWKEDFMFGYQFLNGCNPVVIQKCNKIPDKFPVTNDMVSVSLEREMTLEEEIEAGNIYIVDYVVLDGISANCTDPCTLQYLAAPICLLYKNAQNKILPIAIQLGQTPGEDNPIFLPTDAQYDWMLAKIWVRSADFQHHQTITHLLRTHLVTEMFAIAMYRQLPAVHPAYKLLIPHIRFTIAINTKAREQLICECGIFDKANATGGGGHVQLVQKAVKTLTFRSLCFPDMIKSRGVDNQEELPTYFYRDDGNKVWEATKSFVSDVVHIYYNSDETVQGDEEIQAFIKDVCSFGMQDFDYCEFPKSVKSREELIEYLTVVVFTASAQHAAVNFGQYDWCSWIPNAPSTMRKPPPNQKGLANVNLIIESLPDRGRSSWHLGAVWALSQYQENELYLGMYPDEHFIEKPVKAAMEKFRKQLAEITSTIKRRNEGKKLPYYNMSPDKIPNSVAV comes from the exons ATGTCAGTACATGTCACTGATAACAAATTCAGGCAGGAGGGTGCCAGGTTATACAAAACTGACCTTGTTCACCATAGCAGAGGGGGAGAAAGCGTATTGGTTTCCTGCACCTCCCTCTTCTGCTTTCAACTCCTGTTTGTGAGAAGTGGGGACATCTGCAAAAGTGCACAGTACAGAGAAAGAGTTTTGAGCAAGAGGGGAAAAACAACGTTTGCTATAATATTGAGGCAAACTTTTT GGAGCCAGTGGTTTGCAGGAACGGATGACTACATCTACATTACACTGGTGGGCACGGAGCGATGCAGTGAGCGAACGCTGCTGGACAAAGCTCTGTACAATGACTTCGAGAGGGGGGCG GTGGACTCCTATGACGTGAGAGTCGGGGAGGACCTGGGTGAGATTGTGTTGGTGAAGATTGAGAAGAAGAAGTACTGGATGCAGGATGACTGGTACTGCAGGTACATCACAGTCAAGACCCCCACTGGAGACTATGTGGAGTTCCCCTGCTTCCGCTGGCTGGTGGATGACAAGGAAGTAGTGCTGAGGGATGGACGAG GACACCTGCCACAGGATGATAAAACTAGCGTGgtcaagcagcacagacaggCAGAGCTTGAAATGAGGCGCAAAACCTACAG ATGGAGGGAGTGGCAGCCAGGCTTTCCTATGAGCATAGATGCTTGCAGACACAAGGATCTGCCCCGGGACATCCAGTTTGACAGTGAGAAGGGAGTGGACTTCGTACTGAACTACAGTAAAGC AATAGAGAACCTGTTTGTGAACCAGTTCATGCACATGTTCCAGTCCTCCTGGAGTGACTTTGCTGATTTTGAGAAGATCTTTGTGAGAATCAAAAACACAATCTCAG AGTATGTGATGCAACACTGGAAGGAGGATTTCATGTTTGGGTACCAGTTCCTGAATGGCTGCAACCCTGTAGTGAtccaaaaatgcaacaaaatccCTGACAAGTTTCCTGTCACAAATGACATGGTATCTGTCAgcctggagagagagatgactcTGGAGGAGGAAATAGAG GCAGGTAACATCTACATAGTGGACTACGTGGTGTTAGACGGCATCAGTGCTAACTGTACAGACCCGTGCACCCTCCAGTACCTGGCAGCTCCCATCTGTCTTCTCTACAAGAACGCTCAGAACAAGATCCTGCCTATAGCCATACAG CTGGGTCAGACTCCAGGTGAGGACAACCCGATCTTCCTGCCCACTGATGCTCAGTACGACTGGATGCTGGCGAAGATCTGGGTCCGCTCAGCTGACTTCCAGCACCACCAGACCATCACACACCTGCTCAGGACACATCTGGTCACAGAGATGTTTGCTATCGCCATGTACAGACAGCTCCCTGCCGTCCACCCTGCGTATAAG CTACTTATCCCACACATCCGTTTCACCATCGCTATCAACACCAAGGCCAGAGAGCAGCTCATCTGTGAGTGTGGCATCTTCGACAAG GCAAATGCAACAGGTGGAGGTGGTCATGTCCAGCTGGTTCAGAAGGCCGTGAAGACTCTGACCTTCAGGTCTCTGTGCTTCCCTGATATGATCAAATCCCGTGGTGTGGACAACCAGGAGGAGCTGCCAACCTACTTCTACAGAGACGATGGCAACAAGGTGTGGGAGGCTACCAAGAG ctTTGTGTCAGATGTGGTGCATATTTACTACAATAGCGATGAGACGGTGCAGGGAGATGAAGAAATCCAGGCCTTCATTAAAGATGTGTGCAGCTTTGGTATGCAGGACTTCGATTACTGTG AGTTCCCAAAGTCCGTGAAATCACGTGAGGAGCTGATAGAGTACCTGACTGTCGTTGTGTTCACTGCTTCAGCCCAACATGCAGCTGTCAACTTTGGACAG TACGACTGGTGCTCTTGGATTCCCAACGCTCCATCTACGATGCGGAAGCCCCCACCCAACCAGAAGGGCTTGGCAAATGTGAACTTGATTATCGAGAGCCTTCCTGATCGTGGACGCTCCAGCTGGCACCTGGGAGCCGTCTGGGCCCTCAGCCAGTACCAGGAGAATGAG
- the alox5a gene encoding polyunsaturated fatty acid 5-lipoxygenase isoform X2 yields the protein MPSYTVTIATGSQWFAGTDDYIYITLVGTERCSERTLLDKALYNDFERGAVDSYDVRVGEDLGEIVLVKIEKKKYWMQDDWYCRYITVKTPTGDYVEFPCFRWLVDDKEVVLRDGRGHLPQDDKTSVVKQHRQAELEMRRKTYRWREWQPGFPMSIDACRHKDLPRDIQFDSEKGVDFVLNYSKAIENLFVNQFMHMFQSSWSDFADFEKIFVRIKNTISEYVMQHWKEDFMFGYQFLNGCNPVVIQKCNKIPDKFPVTNDMVSVSLEREMTLEEEIEAGNIYIVDYVVLDGISANCTDPCTLQYLAAPICLLYKNAQNKILPIAIQLGQTPGEDNPIFLPTDAQYDWMLAKIWVRSADFQHHQTITHLLRTHLVTEMFAIAMYRQLPAVHPAYKLLIPHIRFTIAINTKAREQLICECGIFDKANATGGGGHVQLVQKAVKTLTFRSLCFPDMIKSRGVDNQEELPTYFYRDDGNKVWEATKSFVSDVVHIYYNSDETVQGDEEIQAFIKDVCSFGMQDFDYCEFPKSVKSREELIEYLTVVVFTASAQHAAVNFGQYDWCSWIPNAPSTMRKPPPNQKGLANVNLIIESLPDRGRSSWHLGAVWALSQYQENELYLGMYPDEHFIEKPVKAAMEKFRKQLAEITSTIKRRNEGKKLPYYNMSPDKIPNSVAV from the exons ATGCCTTCTTACACTGTGACTATCGCCACAGGGAGCCAGTGGTTTGCAGGAACGGATGACTACATCTACATTACACTGGTGGGCACGGAGCGATGCAGTGAGCGAACGCTGCTGGACAAAGCTCTGTACAATGACTTCGAGAGGGGGGCG GTGGACTCCTATGACGTGAGAGTCGGGGAGGACCTGGGTGAGATTGTGTTGGTGAAGATTGAGAAGAAGAAGTACTGGATGCAGGATGACTGGTACTGCAGGTACATCACAGTCAAGACCCCCACTGGAGACTATGTGGAGTTCCCCTGCTTCCGCTGGCTGGTGGATGACAAGGAAGTAGTGCTGAGGGATGGACGAG GACACCTGCCACAGGATGATAAAACTAGCGTGgtcaagcagcacagacaggCAGAGCTTGAAATGAGGCGCAAAACCTACAG ATGGAGGGAGTGGCAGCCAGGCTTTCCTATGAGCATAGATGCTTGCAGACACAAGGATCTGCCCCGGGACATCCAGTTTGACAGTGAGAAGGGAGTGGACTTCGTACTGAACTACAGTAAAGC AATAGAGAACCTGTTTGTGAACCAGTTCATGCACATGTTCCAGTCCTCCTGGAGTGACTTTGCTGATTTTGAGAAGATCTTTGTGAGAATCAAAAACACAATCTCAG AGTATGTGATGCAACACTGGAAGGAGGATTTCATGTTTGGGTACCAGTTCCTGAATGGCTGCAACCCTGTAGTGAtccaaaaatgcaacaaaatccCTGACAAGTTTCCTGTCACAAATGACATGGTATCTGTCAgcctggagagagagatgactcTGGAGGAGGAAATAGAG GCAGGTAACATCTACATAGTGGACTACGTGGTGTTAGACGGCATCAGTGCTAACTGTACAGACCCGTGCACCCTCCAGTACCTGGCAGCTCCCATCTGTCTTCTCTACAAGAACGCTCAGAACAAGATCCTGCCTATAGCCATACAG CTGGGTCAGACTCCAGGTGAGGACAACCCGATCTTCCTGCCCACTGATGCTCAGTACGACTGGATGCTGGCGAAGATCTGGGTCCGCTCAGCTGACTTCCAGCACCACCAGACCATCACACACCTGCTCAGGACACATCTGGTCACAGAGATGTTTGCTATCGCCATGTACAGACAGCTCCCTGCCGTCCACCCTGCGTATAAG CTACTTATCCCACACATCCGTTTCACCATCGCTATCAACACCAAGGCCAGAGAGCAGCTCATCTGTGAGTGTGGCATCTTCGACAAG GCAAATGCAACAGGTGGAGGTGGTCATGTCCAGCTGGTTCAGAAGGCCGTGAAGACTCTGACCTTCAGGTCTCTGTGCTTCCCTGATATGATCAAATCCCGTGGTGTGGACAACCAGGAGGAGCTGCCAACCTACTTCTACAGAGACGATGGCAACAAGGTGTGGGAGGCTACCAAGAG ctTTGTGTCAGATGTGGTGCATATTTACTACAATAGCGATGAGACGGTGCAGGGAGATGAAGAAATCCAGGCCTTCATTAAAGATGTGTGCAGCTTTGGTATGCAGGACTTCGATTACTGTG AGTTCCCAAAGTCCGTGAAATCACGTGAGGAGCTGATAGAGTACCTGACTGTCGTTGTGTTCACTGCTTCAGCCCAACATGCAGCTGTCAACTTTGGACAG TACGACTGGTGCTCTTGGATTCCCAACGCTCCATCTACGATGCGGAAGCCCCCACCCAACCAGAAGGGCTTGGCAAATGTGAACTTGATTATCGAGAGCCTTCCTGATCGTGGACGCTCCAGCTGGCACCTGGGAGCCGTCTGGGCCCTCAGCCAGTACCAGGAGAATGAG
- the slc25a16 gene encoding graves disease carrier protein → MSSEAAVSTPTAISNTSTKRDYYWLRSFVAGGVAGCCAKTTIAPLDRIKILLQGQNPHYKHLGVFSTLRAVPKKEGFLGLYKGNGAMMVRIFPYGAIQFMAFDNYKKLLSKQLGISGHIHRLMAGSMAGMSAVICTYPLDMVRARLAFQVKGEHRYTGIANAFHTIYLKEGGFLGFYRGLTPTLIGMAPYAGFSFFTFGTLKSLGLKHFPEMLGRPSSDNPDVLILKSYVNLLCGGVAGAIAQTISYPLDVARRRMQLGAVLPDSDKCVSLRKTLMYVYNEYGIKKGLYRGLSLNYIRCVPSQAVAFTTYEFMKQALHLN, encoded by the exons ATGTCATCGGAGGCTGCGGTCTCCACACCTACTGCCATAAGCAATACCTCAACCAAGAGAGACTACTACTGGCTTCGCTCCTTTGTAGCTGGAG gTGTAGCAGGATGCTGTGCCAAGACGACCATCGCTCCTCTGGACAGAATCAAGATTCTGCTTCAGGGTCAGAACCCCCACTACAAACATCTGG GAGTGTTTTCTACTCTCAGAGCTGTGCCAAAGAAAGAAGGCTTCCTTGGCTTGTACAAGGGTAATGGGGCAATGATGGTTAGGATATTTCCTTATGGGGCCATCCAGTTCATGGCCTTTGACAATTATAAAAAG CTGCTAAGTAAACAGCTGGGGATCTCTGGACACATTCACCGCCTTATGGCAGGATCTATGGCAG GGATGTCTGCGGTGATTTGCACCTATCCTCTGGACATGGTTCGAGCCAGGCTGGCCTTCCAGGTGAAAGGAGAGCATCGCTACACTGGAATCGCCAACGCCTTCCACACCATCTACCTTAAG GAGGGAGGCTTCTTGGGCTTCTACAGGGGACTCACTCCAACACTTATTGGAATGGCCCCTTATGCAG GTTTTTCATTCTTCACCTTCGGTACCCTGAAAAGCCTCGGCTTGAAACATTTTCCCGAGATGCTGGGACGTCCCTCCTCAGACAACCCCGATGTCCTCATCCTGAAATCCTACGTCAACTTGCTCTGTGGAGGGGTTGCTGGTGCCATCGCCCAGACAATATC GTACCCCTTGGATGTGGCTAGGAGAAGAATGCAGTTAGGAGCTGTGCTTCCTGACTCTGACAAATGTGT ATCACTGAGAAAGACCCTGATGTATGTGTACAACGAGTACGGGATCAAGAAGGGATTGTACCGAGGCCTTTCTCTCAACTACATCCGTTGTGTCCCCTCTCAGGCTGTGGCCTTTACCACCTATGAGTTCATGAAGCAGGCCCTCCACCTGAACtag